A single region of the Nocardioides sp. W7 genome encodes:
- a CDS encoding TlpA disulfide reductase family protein, which translates to MRRLLTGAAVLLVLATGCTDDSEPDDSVGQSRVDVDTPELRALKQEVGVEACVPGGGADGGLPDLTLACLGGGPDVDLATLEGPLIVNFWNAACGPCRQEMPAIQEFHERYAARVPVVGVTNDLWPEQAFELARTTGATYPQLADPGNDVQGTEIRPRGYPAFAFLTSDGDVEMVLGGIDSVDELVELAEDNLGITL; encoded by the coding sequence ATGAGGCGACTGCTGACCGGTGCGGCGGTGCTGCTGGTCCTGGCGACCGGGTGCACCGACGACTCCGAGCCGGACGACTCCGTCGGGCAGTCCCGGGTAGATGTCGACACCCCGGAGCTGCGCGCGCTCAAGCAGGAGGTCGGCGTCGAGGCCTGCGTGCCGGGCGGCGGCGCTGACGGCGGCCTGCCCGACCTCACGCTCGCCTGCCTGGGCGGCGGTCCCGACGTCGACCTCGCGACGCTGGAGGGCCCGCTGATCGTCAACTTCTGGAATGCCGCGTGCGGGCCCTGTCGCCAGGAGATGCCGGCGATCCAGGAGTTCCACGAGCGGTACGCCGCCCGGGTGCCGGTCGTCGGCGTCACCAACGACCTCTGGCCCGAGCAGGCGTTCGAGCTGGCGCGGACGACCGGCGCGACGTACCCGCAGCTGGCCGACCCCGGCAACGACGTGCAGGGCACCGAGATCCGACCGCGCGGGTATCCCGCGTTCGCGTTCCTGACCTCCGACGGCGACGTGGAGATGGTCCTGGGCGGGATCGACTCGGTCGACGAGCTGGTCGAGCTGGCGGAGGACAACCTGGGGATCACCCTGTGA
- a CDS encoding CoA pyrophosphatase codes for MTLPDWLVPVRDAAETIDASHLTKFVPPEGSDARLGAVLMLFSEGPSGGELLLTERAHDMRSHPGQVSFPGGSLDPGEGVVEAALREAEEEVGVAPSSVEVFGFLPELWLPPSNFAVTPVLGWWREPGGAEVVSRAEVHAIHHAPISELLDPDHRVSVRHPSGYTSPGFLIGPDKDVILWGFTGGIIARLFDYLGWSRPWDDARVRDLPPYMLAGDSRTQRNARAGMLDIEHDESDGEEPA; via the coding sequence GTGACCCTTCCCGACTGGCTGGTCCCGGTCCGGGATGCGGCCGAGACGATCGACGCGAGCCACCTCACCAAGTTCGTGCCGCCCGAGGGCTCCGACGCCCGGCTCGGGGCGGTGCTGATGCTGTTCAGCGAGGGTCCGTCGGGGGGCGAGCTGTTGCTGACCGAGCGCGCCCATGACATGCGCTCCCACCCGGGTCAGGTCTCCTTCCCGGGCGGCTCGCTCGACCCGGGGGAGGGCGTCGTGGAGGCCGCCCTGCGCGAGGCCGAGGAGGAGGTCGGCGTCGCGCCGTCCTCGGTCGAGGTCTTCGGGTTCCTGCCCGAGCTCTGGCTGCCGCCGAGCAACTTCGCGGTGACGCCCGTCCTCGGCTGGTGGCGCGAGCCCGGCGGGGCCGAGGTGGTCAGCCGCGCGGAGGTGCACGCGATCCACCACGCCCCGATCAGCGAGCTCCTGGACCCCGACCACCGGGTCTCCGTGCGTCACCCCAGCGGCTACACCAGTCCGGGCTTCCTGATCGGTCCAGACAAGGACGTCATCCTGTGGGGTTTCACGGGCGGGATCATCGCGCGTCTGTTCGACTACCTCGGGTGGTCGCGCCCGTGGGACGATGCGCGCGTTCGTGACCTCCCGCCGTACATGCTGGCCGGTGACTCGCGCACGCAGCGCAACGCCCGGGCCGGGATGTTGGACATCGAGCACGACGAGAGCGACGGCGAGGAGCCGGCATGA
- a CDS encoding MarP family serine protease: protein MNLLDWLLVALVVAYALSGYWQGFVTGAFATAGLLLGGLFGVWLAPVALGDASPSTWVSLGALFIVILAASLGQALFQFVGARIRNKITWQPIRALDAVGGALLSAAAVLLVAWALGVAVSGSKIGQVTPMVRESTVLAKVNSVLPQSAPSVLSAFNDVVGTSFFPRYLEPFAPERIVEVAPGDSKLLEKRRVRVAQESVLKVRASNRCGRGVEGTGFLYAEDRLITNAHVVAGVDDPEVLLGDETVPATVVLYDPQLDLAVLQLDSEGRATLRFDQTAEAQDPVVILGYPQDGPYDAQAGRIRAEQRLRSPDIYGNGSVIREVFSLRGLVRPGNSGGPIVERDGDVVGVVFAASVTDADTGYALTAAQVAETAAEGVTRTSEVSTGECAG, encoded by the coding sequence ATGAACCTGCTGGACTGGCTGTTGGTCGCGCTGGTCGTCGCCTACGCCCTGTCGGGCTACTGGCAGGGCTTCGTCACCGGCGCGTTCGCGACGGCCGGGCTGCTGCTCGGCGGCCTCTTCGGGGTCTGGCTCGCGCCGGTCGCCCTGGGTGACGCCTCCCCGTCGACCTGGGTCTCGCTCGGCGCGCTGTTCATCGTGATCCTGGCCGCGTCGCTCGGCCAGGCGCTGTTCCAGTTCGTCGGCGCGCGGATCCGCAACAAGATCACCTGGCAGCCGATCCGCGCCCTCGACGCCGTCGGCGGGGCCCTGCTCAGCGCGGCCGCCGTACTGCTGGTGGCCTGGGCGCTCGGCGTCGCGGTCTCGGGCAGCAAGATCGGCCAGGTCACGCCGATGGTCCGCGAGTCGACGGTGCTCGCCAAGGTCAACAGCGTGCTGCCGCAGTCGGCCCCCAGCGTGCTGAGCGCCTTCAACGACGTCGTCGGCACCAGCTTCTTCCCGCGCTACCTCGAGCCGTTCGCCCCCGAGCGGATCGTCGAGGTCGCGCCCGGCGACAGCAAGCTGCTGGAGAAGCGGCGGGTGCGCGTGGCCCAGGAGAGCGTGCTGAAGGTCCGCGCCTCCAACCGCTGCGGCCGGGGCGTCGAGGGCACCGGCTTCCTGTACGCCGAGGATCGGCTCATCACCAACGCCCACGTCGTCGCCGGCGTCGACGACCCCGAGGTGCTGCTCGGCGACGAGACGGTCCCGGCGACGGTCGTGCTCTACGACCCCCAGCTCGACCTCGCCGTGCTGCAGCTCGACTCCGAGGGCCGGGCCACGCTCCGCTTCGACCAGACCGCCGAGGCACAGGACCCGGTCGTCATCCTGGGTTACCCCCAGGACGGCCCGTACGACGCCCAGGCCGGCCGGATCCGGGCCGAGCAGCGGCTCCGCTCGCCCGACATCTACGGCAACGGCTCGGTCATCCGCGAGGTCTTCTCGCTACGCGGTCTGGTGCGGCCCGGCAACTCCGGCGGGCCCATCGTCGAGCGCGACGGTGACGTCGTCGGCGTGGTGTTCGCGGCCTCGGTCACCGACGCCGACACCGGCTACGCGCTCACCGCCGCGCAGGTCGCCGAGACCGCGGCCGAGGGCGTGACCCGCACGAGCGAGGTCTCGACCGGGGAGTGCGCGGGCTGA
- a CDS encoding phage holin family protein has protein sequence MATEPVQAPSKDDPTIGRLVADASRDISSLVSKEIALAKSELKVSVKAGGLGIAMFAAAAFVAVLAIIMFSVSLAYFINWNGSGLSLHWAFLIVFALYLGIAALLVFIGVKKVKQVGPPEKAIEQGREIPKALRGKS, from the coding sequence ATGGCCACCGAACCCGTCCAGGCACCCAGCAAGGACGACCCCACCATCGGTCGCCTCGTCGCCGACGCCAGCCGCGACATCTCGTCGCTGGTCTCCAAGGAGATCGCGCTCGCGAAGTCCGAGCTGAAGGTCAGCGTGAAGGCCGGCGGCCTGGGCATCGCGATGTTCGCCGCGGCCGCCTTCGTCGCCGTGCTCGCGATCATCATGTTCTCGGTGTCGCTGGCCTACTTCATCAACTGGAACGGCAGCGGGCTCAGCCTGCACTGGGCGTTCCTGATCGTCTTCGCCCTCTACCTCGGCATCGCCGCGCTGCTGGTCTTCATCGGCGTGAAGAAGGTCAAGCAGGTCGGACCGCCCGAGAAGGCGATCGAGCAGGGCCGCGAGATCCCGAAGGCGCTCCGGGGCAAGTCCTGA
- the nhaA gene encoding Na+/H+ antiporter NhaA, translated as MSDRPAPTRLFTRGSFLESSRVAQILRAETTGGLLLIAGALIAIVWSNTPFSEAYADLRDLRIGPEALHLHLSLGTWAADGLLAIFFFVAGLELKREFVAGDLRDPRRAALPVVAAVGGMAVPAVVYVLWNLGTDGDLAGWAIPTATDIAFAVAILAVISTHLPSGLRTFLLTLAVVDDLLAITIIAIFYTDDLRPSYLLLALVPIALFAVLVQRRIRSGWLLVPLALVAWVLVHESGVHATVAGVLLAFTVPVLRSDAAGGPDAGPGLAEHLEHLIRPISAGIAVPVFAFFAAGVDVGGLDGLTSALTDPIALGIVTGLVVGKTVGIAGSTWLLATFTRADLDDDLSWVDVVGMAMLAGIGFTVSLLIGELAFGTGTPQDEHAKVGVLVGSLVATLLATVVLRSRNRVYRRLHEAETIDVDEDGVPDVYQRDEHGDRPGL; from the coding sequence ATGTCCGATCGCCCCGCTCCCACCCGCCTCTTCACCCGCGGCTCGTTCCTCGAGAGCTCGCGGGTCGCCCAGATCCTGCGCGCCGAGACCACCGGCGGCCTGCTGCTGATCGCCGGCGCGCTGATCGCGATCGTCTGGTCCAACACCCCCTTCTCCGAGGCGTACGCCGATCTCCGCGACCTGCGGATCGGCCCGGAGGCCCTGCACCTCCACCTGAGCCTTGGCACCTGGGCGGCCGACGGACTGCTCGCGATCTTCTTCTTCGTCGCCGGGCTGGAGCTGAAGCGGGAGTTCGTCGCGGGCGACCTGCGCGACCCCCGACGGGCCGCGCTGCCGGTCGTGGCGGCGGTCGGCGGGATGGCGGTGCCGGCCGTCGTCTACGTGCTCTGGAACCTCGGCACCGACGGCGACCTTGCCGGCTGGGCGATCCCGACGGCCACCGACATCGCGTTCGCGGTGGCGATCCTGGCCGTGATCAGCACCCACCTGCCGAGCGGGCTGCGGACCTTCCTGCTCACGCTGGCCGTTGTCGACGACCTGCTGGCCATCACCATCATCGCGATCTTCTACACCGACGACCTGCGGCCGTCGTACCTGCTCCTGGCGCTGGTGCCGATCGCCCTCTTCGCGGTCCTGGTGCAGCGCCGGATCCGCTCCGGCTGGCTGCTGGTGCCGCTGGCCCTCGTCGCCTGGGTGCTGGTGCACGAGTCGGGCGTGCACGCCACGGTCGCGGGGGTGCTGCTGGCCTTCACCGTGCCGGTCCTGCGCAGCGACGCCGCCGGGGGTCCGGACGCCGGCCCGGGCCTGGCCGAGCACCTGGAGCACCTGATCCGGCCGATCTCGGCGGGGATCGCCGTCCCCGTCTTCGCGTTCTTCGCCGCCGGCGTCGACGTGGGCGGGCTCGACGGGCTGACCAGCGCGCTCACCGACCCGATCGCGCTGGGGATCGTGACCGGGCTGGTCGTCGGCAAGACGGTCGGCATCGCCGGGTCGACCTGGCTGCTGGCGACCTTCACCCGCGCGGACCTCGACGACGACCTCTCCTGGGTCGACGTGGTCGGCATGGCGATGCTCGCGGGCATCGGGTTCACCGTCTCGCTGCTCATCGGCGAGCTCGCGTTCGGCACCGGCACCCCGCAGGACGAGCACGCCAAGGTCGGCGTCCTCGTCGGCTCGCTGGTCGCGACGCTGCTCGCGACGGTGGTGCTGCGCAGCCGCAACCGGGTCTACCGGAGACTGCACGAGGCGGAGACGATCGACGTCGACGAGGACGGGGTACCCGACGTCTACCAGCGCGACGAGCACGGGGATCGGCCCGGCTTGTAG
- the acs gene encoding acetate--CoA ligase encodes MSDETLSNLLKEDRRFEPPAELAANANLTAEAYERAAADREGFWAEQAERLTWDQKWDTVLDWTNPPFAKWFVGGKLNAAYNCVDRHVEAGNGDKVAFHWVGEPVDDKRTITYSDLKDEVSQAANALTDLGVRAGDRVAIYLPMIPEAIVAMLACARIGAPHTVVFGGFSSDALASRLTDCQAKVVITADGGYRRGAPSALKPAVDEARTKTDVVEKVLVVRRTGQEVEWDDGVDVWWHESVATASTEHACEFFDAEHPLYVMYTSGTTGQPKGILHTTGGYLTGCAYTHWAVFDLKPETDVYWCTADIGWVTGHSYIVYGPLANGATQVLYEGTPDAPERGRWWQIIEEYGVTILYTAPTAIRSFMKQGREIPDQRDMSSLRLLGSVGEPINPEAYIWYRQVIGGDRTPVVDTWWQTETGSIMISPLPGVTHGKPGSAMIPIPGVAADVVTEEGESVPNGSGGYLVLTEPWPAMLRTIWGDDQRYQDTYWSRYAKQGWYFAGDGAKKDSDGDLWILGRVDDVMNVSGHRLSTTEIESALVSHPKVAEAAVVGAKDEDTGQAVCAFVILRDEAGDGGADIVEELRNHVRKEIGAIAKPRQIMIVPELPKTRSGKIMRRLLRDVAEHREIGDVTTLADSSVMSLISDGLADKPED; translated from the coding sequence GTGAGCGACGAGACCCTCTCGAACCTGCTGAAGGAAGACCGGCGCTTCGAGCCGCCGGCCGAGCTGGCGGCGAACGCCAACCTCACGGCGGAGGCCTACGAGCGCGCGGCCGCCGACCGGGAGGGCTTCTGGGCCGAGCAGGCCGAGCGGCTCACCTGGGACCAGAAGTGGGACACCGTCCTGGACTGGACGAACCCGCCGTTCGCGAAGTGGTTCGTCGGCGGCAAGCTGAACGCGGCGTACAACTGCGTCGACCGCCACGTCGAGGCCGGCAACGGCGACAAGGTCGCCTTCCACTGGGTCGGCGAGCCGGTCGATGACAAGCGGACCATCACCTACAGCGACCTCAAGGACGAGGTCAGCCAGGCCGCGAACGCGCTGACCGACCTCGGCGTCCGGGCCGGTGACCGGGTCGCGATCTACCTGCCGATGATCCCCGAGGCGATCGTCGCGATGCTGGCCTGCGCCCGGATCGGCGCCCCGCACACGGTGGTCTTCGGCGGCTTCTCCTCCGACGCGCTCGCCTCACGGCTGACCGACTGCCAGGCCAAGGTCGTGATCACCGCCGACGGCGGCTACCGCCGCGGGGCACCGTCCGCGCTGAAGCCGGCGGTCGACGAGGCCCGCACCAAGACGGACGTGGTGGAGAAGGTCCTCGTCGTACGACGCACGGGTCAGGAGGTCGAGTGGGACGACGGCGTCGACGTGTGGTGGCACGAGTCGGTGGCGACGGCCTCGACCGAGCACGCGTGCGAGTTCTTCGACGCCGAGCACCCGCTGTACGTCATGTACACCTCCGGCACCACGGGCCAGCCCAAGGGCATCCTGCACACCACCGGTGGCTACCTCACCGGCTGCGCCTACACGCACTGGGCGGTCTTCGACCTCAAGCCCGAGACCGACGTCTACTGGTGCACCGCCGACATCGGCTGGGTCACCGGCCACTCCTACATCGTCTACGGCCCACTCGCGAACGGGGCGACGCAGGTCCTCTACGAAGGCACTCCGGACGCCCCCGAGCGGGGCCGGTGGTGGCAGATCATCGAGGAGTACGGCGTCACGATCCTCTACACCGCCCCGACCGCCATCCGGTCGTTCATGAAGCAGGGCCGCGAGATCCCCGACCAGCGCGACATGTCGAGCCTGCGGCTCCTCGGCTCGGTCGGTGAGCCGATCAACCCCGAGGCCTACATCTGGTACCGCCAGGTCATCGGCGGCGACCGCACCCCGGTCGTCGACACCTGGTGGCAGACCGAGACCGGCTCGATCATGATCAGCCCGCTGCCCGGCGTCACCCACGGCAAGCCCGGCTCGGCGATGATCCCGATCCCCGGCGTGGCCGCCGACGTGGTCACCGAGGAGGGCGAGTCGGTGCCGAACGGCTCCGGCGGCTACCTGGTCCTCACCGAGCCGTGGCCCGCGATGCTGCGCACCATCTGGGGCGACGACCAGCGCTACCAGGACACCTACTGGTCGCGCTACGCCAAGCAGGGCTGGTACTTCGCCGGCGACGGTGCCAAGAAGGACTCCGACGGGGACCTGTGGATCCTCGGCCGGGTCGACGACGTCATGAACGTCTCCGGCCACCGGCTCTCCACCACCGAGATCGAGTCCGCGCTGGTCTCGCACCCCAAGGTCGCCGAGGCCGCGGTCGTCGGCGCCAAGGACGAGGACACCGGCCAGGCGGTCTGCGCGTTCGTGATCCTGCGCGACGAGGCCGGCGACGGCGGCGCGGACATCGTCGAGGAGCTACGCAACCACGTGCGCAAGGAGATCGGCGCGATCGCCAAGCCGCGCCAGATCATGATCGTCCCCGAGCTCCCCAAGACCCGCTCGGGCAAGATCATGCGCCGCCTGCTCCGCGACGTCGCCGAGCACCGCGAGATCGGCGACGTCACGACCCTCGCCGACAGCTCGGTGATGAGCCTGATCTCCGACGGCCTCGCCGACAAGCCCGAGGACTGA
- a CDS encoding cation acetate symporter — translation MDDQVLTSVLFLAVVALTVGITFWASRQSSGTADFYAGGRSFSGLQNGLAIGGDYMSAASFLGISGAIALSGYDGFLYSIGFLVAWLVALLLVAEMLRNSGRYTMADQLAYRMRQRPVRMAAATSTVIVSIFYLLAQMVGAGVLVTLLLGVDDQAVKNLTIVAVGALMVFYVTVGGMKGTTWVQIVKAVLLMAGSALIVVLVLIKFNFNISDLLGSAADNSGAGSAFLEPGLKYGATMTSKIDFLSLGIALVLGTAGLPHILIRFYTVPTSRDARKSVLWAIGLIGVFYLFTLVLGFGAAALLDTSKLDAAGNLASPKLAEEVGGGAGSTGGAVLLALIAAVAFATILAVVAGLVLTSSASVAHDIYNNVVKKGTATEQQEIRMTRIAAAVIGAVAILLAIPAQNLNIAFLVALAFAVAASANLPAIVYNMFWRRFNTRGAVWSIYGGLIASVGLVIFSPIVSGKGEDAAGKNLSLLPTSIDISWFPLENPGIVSIPLGFFFGWLGTVTMREPDSEERYTELEVRALTGAGAEQAIQH, via the coding sequence ATGGACGACCAGGTCCTCACCAGCGTCCTGTTCCTCGCCGTCGTCGCGCTGACGGTCGGCATCACCTTCTGGGCCAGCCGGCAGAGCTCCGGCACGGCCGACTTCTACGCCGGCGGCCGGTCGTTCTCCGGGCTCCAGAACGGTCTGGCCATCGGCGGCGACTACATGTCCGCGGCGTCGTTCCTCGGCATCTCGGGCGCCATCGCGCTCAGCGGGTACGACGGCTTCCTGTACTCCATCGGCTTCCTGGTGGCCTGGCTGGTCGCCCTGCTGCTGGTCGCGGAGATGCTGCGCAACTCCGGCCGCTACACGATGGCCGACCAGCTGGCGTACCGGATGAGGCAGCGGCCGGTGCGCATGGCGGCCGCCACCTCGACGGTGATCGTGTCGATCTTCTACCTGCTCGCGCAGATGGTCGGCGCGGGCGTACTGGTCACCCTGCTGCTCGGCGTCGACGACCAGGCGGTCAAGAACCTCACCATCGTCGCCGTCGGTGCGCTGATGGTCTTCTACGTGACCGTCGGCGGCATGAAGGGCACCACCTGGGTCCAGATCGTCAAGGCCGTGCTGCTGATGGCCGGCTCGGCGCTGATCGTGGTGCTGGTGCTGATCAAGTTCAACTTCAACATCTCCGACCTGCTCGGCTCGGCCGCCGACAACTCGGGTGCCGGCTCGGCCTTCCTGGAGCCCGGGCTGAAGTACGGCGCCACGATGACCAGCAAGATCGACTTCCTCAGCCTCGGCATCGCGCTGGTCCTCGGTACGGCGGGCCTGCCGCACATCCTGATCCGCTTCTACACCGTCCCGACGTCCCGCGACGCGCGGAAGTCGGTGCTGTGGGCGATCGGCCTGATCGGCGTGTTCTACCTGTTCACGCTGGTGCTCGGCTTCGGTGCCGCGGCCCTGCTGGACACCAGCAAGCTGGACGCGGCCGGGAACCTGGCCTCGCCCAAGCTGGCCGAGGAGGTCGGCGGCGGAGCCGGCTCGACCGGAGGCGCGGTCCTGCTCGCCCTGATCGCGGCGGTGGCCTTCGCGACGATCCTCGCGGTGGTGGCCGGACTGGTGCTCACGTCGTCGGCCTCGGTGGCGCACGACATCTACAACAACGTGGTGAAGAAGGGCACCGCCACCGAGCAGCAGGAGATCCGGATGACCCGGATCGCGGCCGCGGTCATCGGCGCGGTCGCCATCCTGCTGGCGATCCCCGCGCAGAACCTCAACATCGCGTTCCTGGTGGCGCTGGCCTTCGCGGTCGCCGCGTCGGCGAACCTGCCGGCGATCGTCTACAACATGTTCTGGCGGCGCTTCAACACCCGCGGCGCCGTGTGGAGCATCTACGGCGGCCTGATCGCCTCCGTCGGCCTGGTCATCTTCTCCCCGATCGTCTCCGGCAAGGGCGAGGACGCAGCCGGCAAGAACCTGTCGCTGCTGCCCACCAGCATCGACATCTCGTGGTTCCCGCTGGAGAACCCGGGCATCGTCTCGATCCCGCTGGGCTTCTTCTTCGGCTGGCTCGGCACCGTCACGATGCGGGAGCCGGACTCCGAGGAGCGCTACACCGAGCTCGAGGTCCGCGCCCTCACCGGCGCGGGCGCCGAGCAGGCGATCCAGCACTGA
- a CDS encoding DUF485 domain-containing protein, translated as MTTNHEPGQAARHDPVYDELHARPEFTELRRRYRGFVFPATVAFLSWYLLYVVMSNWAGDFMSIKVVGNINVALVFGLLQFVTTFLLAWLYSRFSTAKLDPLARTLDNEYREHLASKEL; from the coding sequence GTGACGACCAACCACGAGCCGGGCCAGGCCGCGCGCCACGACCCGGTGTACGACGAGCTGCACGCCCGCCCGGAGTTCACCGAGCTGCGGCGGCGCTACCGCGGCTTCGTGTTCCCCGCGACGGTGGCCTTCCTGTCCTGGTACCTGCTGTACGTCGTCATGTCGAACTGGGCGGGCGACTTCATGAGCATCAAGGTCGTCGGAAACATCAACGTCGCGCTGGTCTTCGGGCTGCTGCAGTTCGTGACGACGTTCCTGCTGGCCTGGCTCTACAGCCGCTTCTCGACGGCCAAGCTCGATCCGCTGGCCCGCACGCTCGACAACGAGTACCGCGAGCACCTCGCGTCGAAGGAGCTCTGA
- a CDS encoding MFS transporter: MTVTDTRPATAAAPARRTGRWIDDWRPEEPEFWESTGRGVARRNLIWSIFAEHLGFSVWLIWSVSSAFLVSMGFSYTPQQLFLLVALPNLVGSVLRLPYTFAVPKFGGRNWTMVSAALLLVPTLGFAVAVQNPDTPFWLFCLIAATAGLGGGNFASSMANINFFYPSDKKGAALGLNAAGGNLGVALIQLFLPVIIGGAGIFGLVKAAEGGISLERAAYVYAGLAIVATLAAYFFMDNLTSAKSKPREQLQVVKEKQTWVMAFLYIGTFGSFIGYSAAMPLLIKLNFWVPDPAPLGTGIYFAYFAFLGALVGSATRPFGGWLADKYGGARVTLGAFAGMIVSTLAVLWTLTQLTPNPGQSPAIADDNQSWFPWFLAFFLCVFAATGIGNGSTYKMIPAIFRTQAERATPAGTAERSAALHAGTKKASAAIGVIGAVGAIGGFLIPIAFSSPWVDQPMDATKGAFVVFTAFYVVCAVVTWAVFLRKPHATKAHTSLANAGI, encoded by the coding sequence ATGACCGTGACCGACACCCGCCCCGCGACGGCGGCCGCGCCCGCCCGCCGTACCGGCCGCTGGATCGACGACTGGCGCCCGGAGGAGCCCGAGTTCTGGGAGAGCACCGGTCGGGGCGTGGCCCGCCGCAACCTGATCTGGTCGATCTTCGCCGAGCACCTCGGCTTCTCGGTCTGGCTGATCTGGAGCGTCAGCTCGGCGTTCCTGGTCTCGATGGGCTTCAGCTACACCCCGCAGCAGCTGTTCCTGCTGGTCGCGCTGCCCAACCTGGTGGGCTCGGTGCTGCGGCTGCCGTACACGTTCGCGGTGCCGAAGTTCGGCGGCCGCAACTGGACGATGGTGAGCGCGGCGCTGCTGCTGGTCCCGACGCTCGGGTTCGCGGTCGCGGTGCAGAACCCGGACACGCCGTTCTGGCTGTTCTGCCTGATCGCGGCGACCGCGGGCCTCGGCGGCGGCAACTTCGCCAGCTCGATGGCCAACATCAACTTCTTCTACCCCAGCGACAAGAAGGGCGCGGCGCTCGGCCTGAACGCCGCCGGCGGCAACCTCGGCGTCGCGCTGATCCAGCTGTTCCTGCCGGTCATCATCGGCGGCGCCGGCATCTTCGGCCTGGTCAAGGCAGCCGAGGGCGGCATCAGCCTGGAGCGGGCGGCCTACGTGTACGCCGGCCTCGCGATCGTGGCGACCCTGGCGGCGTACTTCTTCATGGACAACCTCACCTCGGCGAAGTCCAAGCCGCGCGAGCAGCTCCAGGTCGTCAAGGAGAAGCAGACCTGGGTGATGGCGTTCCTCTACATCGGCACCTTCGGCTCGTTCATCGGCTACTCCGCCGCGATGCCGCTGCTGATCAAGCTCAACTTCTGGGTGCCCGACCCGGCGCCGCTCGGCACCGGCATCTACTTCGCGTACTTCGCCTTCCTGGGTGCGCTGGTCGGCTCGGCGACCCGGCCCTTCGGCGGCTGGCTCGCCGACAAGTACGGCGGCGCGCGGGTCACCCTCGGCGCGTTCGCCGGGATGATCGTCAGCACCCTCGCGGTGCTGTGGACCCTCACCCAGCTGACCCCGAACCCCGGCCAGAGCCCGGCGATCGCCGACGACAACCAGTCCTGGTTCCCCTGGTTCCTGGCCTTCTTCCTCTGCGTCTTCGCCGCGACCGGCATCGGCAACGGCTCGACGTACAAGATGATCCCCGCGATCTTCCGCACCCAGGCCGAGCGCGCCACCCCGGCCGGCACCGCCGAGCGGAGCGCCGCCCTGCACGCCGGCACGAAGAAGGCCTCGGCCGCGATCGGCGTCATCGGTGCCGTCGGCGCGATCGGCGGCTTCCTGATCCCGATCGCCTTCAGCTCGCCGTGGGTCGACCAGCCGATGGACGCGACCAAGGGGGCGTTCGTGGTCTTCACCGCCTTCTACGTCGTCTGCGCGGTCGTGACCTGGGCGGTCTTCCTCCGCAAGCCGCACGCCACCAAGGCGCACACGAGTCTGGCCAACGCGGGCATCTGA